The following proteins come from a genomic window of Eulemur rufifrons isolate Redbay chromosome 24, OSU_ERuf_1, whole genome shotgun sequence:
- the PPP1R15A gene encoding protein phosphatase 1 regulatory subunit 15A, with protein sequence MAPGQAPHQAIPWRDAHPISLLYPLLGFFSRAWSLVRGPGPAKPWMVAAVTEADQVEAGLEGEAKARLAGHHVPWGRHAQGEAEDSGAPEKDREAANLQTSSSLLEAWGLSDDDAYYEEEGTSVPKEQGRTFTDGKPAPLSPSLPIRTLQGCDKNPGEEKSEEEGAAEDEGVTKFSYPLSHRVCCAAVHGEGDGEAVNNGAPRTSRLSPGPKPSTWVYRPREEEDQATEEERRENKEAEKTSVSPSPAGSNPKAWEFCSGKKSGEKDEVALEEATGQGDAEPEPHSSVPPQRPLLRSWENQPSKCTEEDNEEDEDGALGAAEKDRGAEDPSPIYPTSAFMKSWVYRPGEDTEEEEDEEEEDSDSESAVEEVEAEASPSVPPMSPFLKAWVYRPGEDTEEEEDEEEDSDSGSAEEEGEAEASPSILRTSPFLKAWVYRPGEDTEEEEDEEEDRDSGSAEEEGEAEVSPSIPPTTPFLKAWVYRPGEHTEEEEDEEEEDSDSGSAEEEGETEAPPSIPRTSPSLKAWVYRPGEDTEEEEEEEEDKGDNEAADSEPHPSLRSHSTLLRAWIYRPGEETEEEEAAEEWGEAEPCPFQVAIYVPGEKPPPPWSPPKLPLRLRRQLKFSETPTREPDPETPLKARKVRFSEKVTVHFLYVWAGPAQAARRGPWEQLARDRSRFARRIAQAQEELGPCFTPAARARAWARLRNPLPALNPLPALTQTWPPSSVPSTTPSRPRP encoded by the exons ATGGCTCCAGGCCAAGCGCCCCATCAGGCCATCCCCTGGAGGGATGCCCACCCCATCTCCCTCCTGTACCCACTGCTGGGCTTCTTTAGCCGGGCCTGGAGCCTAGTGAGGGGCCCAGGGCCTGCAAAGCCATGGATGGTGGCAGCCGTAACAGAAGCAGATCAGGTAGAAGCCGGCCTAGAGGGAGAAGCCAAGGCTCGGCTGGCAGGCCACCATGTCCCCTGGGGCAGGCACGCTCAAGGGGAGGCTGAAGACAGTGGAGCCCCCGAAAAGGACAGAGAAGCAGCCAACCTGCAAACCAGCAGTTCCCTTCTTGAGGCCTGGGGACTTTCAGATGATGATGCGTATTATGAGGAAGAAGGAACCAGTGTCCCTAAAGAGCAGGGACGCACATTTACAGATGGCAAGCCTGCTCCTCTGTCCCCCAGCCTTCCGATAAGAACCCTGCAAGGTTGTGATAAGAACCCTGGGGAGGAGAAATCGGAAGAGGAAGGAGCTGCTGAAGATGAGGGAGTGACCAAGTTCTCTTATCCTCTGTCGCACCGGGTGTGCTGTGCGGCAGTGCACGGGGAGGGCGATGGGGAAGCTGTAAACAATGGAGCCCCCAGAACTTCCCGCCTGTCTCCAGGACCCAAGCCCAGCACCTGGGTGTACCGCCCCAGGGAGGAAGAGGATCAAGccacagaggaagaaagaagagaaaataaggaagCCGAGAAGACCTCCGTTTCCCCCTCACCTGCAGGCTCCAACCCTAAGGCCTGGGAGTTCTGTTCGGGAAAGAAGTCTGGGGAGAAGGATGAAGTAGCACTCGAGGAAGCAACTGGGCAAGGAGACGCTGAGCCAGAGCCACACTCCTCAGTCCCACCCCAGAGGCCCCTGCTCAGGTCCTGGGAAAATCAGCCCAGTAAGTGCACAGAGGAGGACAATGAAGAAGATGAGGATGGTGCTTTGGGGGCAGCTGAGAAAGACAGAGGAGCTGAGGATCCTTCTCCCATCTACCCCACAAGTGCTTTCATGAAGTCCTGGGTGTATCGGCCTGGGGAGgacacagaggaagaggaagatgaggaagaagaagacaGTGATTCAGAATCAGCTGTGGAAGAGGTAGAAGCTGAGGCTTCCCCCTCTGTTCCCCCTATGAGCCCCTTCTTGAAGGCCTGGGTGTACCGGCCTGGGGAggacacagaggaggaggaagatgaggaagaagacaGTGATTCAGGATCagctgaggaagagggagaagctgAGGCTTCCCCTTCTATTCTCCGCACAAGCCCCTTCTTGAAGGCCTGGGTGTACCGGCCTGGGGAggacacagaggaggaggaagatgaggaagaagaccGTGATTCAGGATCagctgaggaagagggagaagctgAGGTTTCCCCTTCTATTCCCCCCACAACCCCCTTCTTGAAGGCCTGGGTATACCGGCCTGGGGAGcacacagaggaggaggaagatgaggaagaagaagacaGTGATTCAGGATCagctgaggaagagggagaaactgaggctcccccTTCTATTCCCCGCACGAGCCCCTCCTTGAAGGCCTGGGTATATCGTCCTGGGGAggacacagaggaggaggaggaggaggaggaggacaaagGAGATAATGAAGCAGCTGACTCAGAGCCACATCCCTCCCTTCGGTCCCACAGCACCCTCCTCAGGGCCTGGATATATCGACCTggagaggagacagaggaagaggaagctgcTGAGGAATGGGGAGAAGCTGAGCCCTGCCCCTTCCAAGTGGCCATCTATGTACCTGGAGAGAAGCCACCACCTCCCTGGTCTCCTCCTAAGCTGCCCCTCCGGTTGCGAAGGCAGCTCAAGTTCTCAGAAACCCCCACCAGGGAGCCGGACCCTGAGACTCCCCTAAAGGCCAGAAAG GTGCGCTTCTCTGAGAAGGTCACCGTCCATTTCCTGTATGTCTGGGCAGGGCCGGCCCAGGCTGCCCGCCGGGGTCCCTGGGAGCAGCTTGCCCGGGATCGAAGTCGATTCGCGCGCCGCATCGCCCAGGCCCAGGAGGAGCTGGGCCCCTGCTTCACCCCTGCTGCCCGGGCCAGAGCCTGGGCACGCCTCAGGAACCCACTTCCTGCTCTGAACCCCCTCCCTGCCCTTACCCAAACCTGGCcaccctcctctgtcccttctaCAACCCCATCCAGGCCACGCCCTTGA